The Misgurnus anguillicaudatus chromosome 21, ASM2758022v2, whole genome shotgun sequence genome includes a window with the following:
- the LOC141353275 gene encoding multiple PDZ domain protein-like — protein sequence MEIPDCLTPDTDEEEEEEDEYGYSWKKVRERYGGLPGELHLIELEKGRTGLGLSLAGNRDLSRMSLSVVGIDQWSGFVRPQSSKCLRHH from the exons ATGGAGATTCCTGACTGTCTCACCCCTGATACTGATgaagaggaagaagaggaggatgAGTACGGCTACAGCTGGA AGAAGGTAAGAGAGCGCTATGGTGGTTTGCCGGGTGAACTGCACTTGATCGAGCTGGAGAAGGGTCGTACAGGTCTGGGTTTGAGTCTGGCTGGGAACAGAGACCTCTCTCGTATGAGTCTGTCTGTGGTGGGCATCGATCAATGGTCAGGTTTTGTACGGCCGCAGTCATCAAAATGCCTCAGACATCATTAA